The following are encoded in a window of Roseivirga misakiensis genomic DNA:
- a CDS encoding ABC transporter permease codes for MIKNYVKIAFRNLARHKGYSFINITGLALGIACCLLILMYVKDEVTFDQYHSKSDVLYRLTSELEFGGSTMKMGATSEIEAKEFAERIPEIENFTRFSGTAAIVRKGEDFIRQFGVVFSDQGVFEMFDFEVLSGSLDGVLEELNRVVITKENAEKYFGRVDVAGEELTIRLQGQLEKYIIDAVINDIPTNSSLRLEFVFPWKKHEALQGPVTRPWGSIGSTSILQLRAGADPVAVAEKIKEVRERLNPGEDEAFARSVVNGLQPFTDIHLSKEFNSGSAGIKAANDPNSSYILSLIAIVILVLACINFANLTVARSLPRAKEIGVRKVLGALKKQLAFQFLSEAVYVSIISFVLGLIMAEFFLNGFGNLVNKEFAGNVMSDATLIGSCFLLVIFTALLAGAYPSFAISRFPIISSLNGKAKLAGKRYVSKGLVLLQFTMAGILVVGTIAMNLQIKHMLTVDLGYNDKNQVRVSLNGNGENGKLLKNELMSNPQIEQMALTKGYGSGSEFDLAGNKFFSLTSSAEDAYFDMIEVPLLAGRRLKDTGDDYGRTQDTLQNVLVNERFLEEIDVDLNEAIGQIVGDGGGTDRARIVGVIPDYKYASAKNNVMPMVFFSPGLNNDYQNLTIKYNPDYLSNIKSAVEEAWRKVDPYQPLSFAFIEEENKNTFAEEKRWKQVITYSTLLAIAISCLGLFGLAHLAAQQREKEIGVRKVLGASVSQLVFLLNSGFSKLVLLSFVFTIPIAYYLVESWLENFADQINIGVMLFLIPMIITLGIAVITISIQSFKTANSNPVNSLRNE; via the coding sequence ATGATAAAGAACTACGTCAAAATCGCATTTAGAAATCTTGCCAGACACAAAGGCTATTCTTTCATTAACATTACAGGATTAGCATTGGGCATCGCCTGTTGTTTGCTCATTCTCATGTATGTCAAAGATGAGGTCACATTTGATCAGTATCATTCAAAATCAGATGTATTATACAGACTCACTTCTGAATTAGAGTTTGGTGGAAGTACCATGAAAATGGGAGCCACTAGTGAAATTGAAGCTAAGGAGTTCGCCGAACGGATTCCTGAGATTGAGAATTTCACAAGGTTCTCTGGCACAGCTGCGATTGTCCGTAAAGGCGAAGACTTTATTCGCCAGTTTGGAGTAGTTTTTAGTGACCAAGGCGTCTTTGAAATGTTTGATTTCGAGGTGTTGTCTGGTTCGCTAGATGGCGTTTTAGAAGAACTAAATCGTGTAGTTATCACCAAGGAAAACGCGGAGAAGTATTTTGGTCGAGTAGATGTCGCGGGAGAGGAATTGACGATTAGACTTCAAGGACAGTTAGAAAAATACATTATTGATGCAGTTATTAATGATATACCTACAAATTCATCGCTACGCTTAGAGTTTGTATTCCCTTGGAAGAAGCATGAGGCACTTCAAGGACCTGTTACCCGACCATGGGGAAGCATCGGCTCAACTTCAATTCTACAATTAAGAGCAGGGGCAGACCCTGTAGCCGTAGCCGAAAAAATCAAAGAAGTCCGCGAACGCCTTAACCCAGGAGAAGATGAGGCCTTTGCGAGAAGTGTGGTCAATGGGCTCCAACCTTTCACTGATATTCATTTAAGTAAAGAGTTTAACAGTGGGTCCGCTGGTATAAAAGCGGCCAACGATCCAAATTCTTCCTATATACTGTCACTCATTGCCATTGTTATACTGGTTTTGGCGTGTATCAATTTTGCAAACCTCACAGTGGCTAGGTCATTACCAAGGGCCAAAGAAATCGGGGTGAGAAAAGTGCTCGGTGCACTAAAGAAACAACTCGCTTTTCAGTTTTTAAGCGAAGCAGTATATGTGTCTATTATCTCCTTTGTATTGGGCCTCATTATGGCTGAATTCTTCCTGAACGGATTTGGCAATTTGGTCAACAAAGAATTTGCTGGAAACGTAATGAGTGATGCAACACTCATCGGTTCATGCTTTTTGCTTGTCATTTTTACGGCCTTGCTGGCAGGAGCTTATCCGTCATTTGCCATTTCAAGGTTCCCTATCATTTCAAGTCTCAATGGTAAGGCCAAGTTGGCAGGCAAACGATACGTTTCCAAAGGACTTGTTCTGCTGCAATTTACTATGGCTGGTATACTGGTAGTTGGAACAATTGCCATGAATCTCCAGATCAAACATATGCTCACAGTCGATTTAGGCTACAACGATAAAAATCAAGTGAGAGTCTCGTTAAATGGTAATGGCGAGAATGGCAAATTGTTAAAGAACGAATTGATGTCAAACCCTCAAATTGAGCAAATGGCATTGACAAAGGGTTATGGAAGCGGCTCTGAATTTGACCTGGCTGGTAATAAATTCTTTTCCTTAACATCTAGTGCCGAAGACGCATATTTTGACATGATTGAAGTTCCACTTTTAGCAGGCCGAAGGTTGAAAGATACGGGCGATGACTACGGTAGAACGCAAGATACATTGCAGAATGTCTTGGTAAACGAAAGGTTTTTGGAAGAAATCGATGTCGACCTGAATGAAGCAATAGGCCAGATTGTTGGAGATGGCGGAGGAACCGATCGCGCCCGAATCGTCGGGGTTATACCAGATTACAAATATGCATCCGCGAAGAATAATGTCATGCCGATGGTATTCTTTTCGCCGGGATTAAATAATGACTATCAAAACCTTACGATTAAGTATAATCCTGATTACTTGTCAAACATCAAATCAGCAGTTGAGGAGGCATGGAGAAAAGTAGATCCTTATCAGCCTTTGAGTTTTGCTTTTATCGAAGAGGAAAACAAAAACACTTTTGCGGAGGAGAAACGATGGAAACAAGTAATTACTTATTCTACCTTATTAGCTATTGCCATCTCTTGTCTAGGTCTATTTGGTTTAGCCCATTTAGCAGCTCAGCAGCGTGAAAAAGAGATCGGTGTACGTAAAGTTTTAGGCGCTTCAGTGTCACAATTGGTGTTTTTGCTTAATTCAGGCTTCTCCAAGCTTGTGCTCTTGTCATTTGTATTCACTATCCCGATCGCTTACTATTTAGTGGAAAGTTGGCTGGAAAATTTTGCCGATCAAATCAATATTGGTGTCATGTTATTCCTTATTCCTATGATCATCACATTGGGTATAGCAGTCATTACCATTTCCATTCAGTCATTTAAAACAGCCAATTCAAACCCAGTTAATTCACTGAGAAACGAATAG